The following proteins are encoded in a genomic region of Marinobacter bohaiensis:
- a CDS encoding response regulator transcription factor, whose translation MLNVLLVEDDRDLAMTIVQYLDIQQIRCDHASNGASGLQLIRDNRYDVILLDLNLPRLDGLSVCREVRQAGDDTSILMLTARDQLADKVEGFESGTDDYLVKPFELQEMLVRIRALAHRRSGQVQRLGCAGLDMDLSAQSATRDGQPLKLSPTGWRLLETLLRASPAIVSRRALEEAVWGDEPPDSNSLKVHMHHLRKIVDQGFGRPLIHTVPGRGFVLKEDGDDPADPA comes from the coding sequence ATGCTGAACGTGCTACTGGTAGAGGACGACCGGGACCTGGCGATGACCATTGTCCAGTACCTGGACATCCAGCAGATCCGCTGCGACCACGCCAGCAATGGCGCCAGCGGCTTGCAGCTGATCCGTGACAACCGCTACGACGTGATCCTGCTGGATCTGAACCTGCCGCGCCTGGACGGCCTGAGCGTGTGTCGGGAAGTGCGACAGGCCGGCGACGACACCAGCATCCTCATGCTTACCGCCCGGGACCAGCTGGCGGACAAGGTCGAGGGCTTCGAGTCCGGCACCGACGACTACCTGGTCAAACCGTTCGAACTGCAGGAAATGCTGGTGCGCATCCGCGCCCTGGCCCACCGCCGCAGCGGCCAGGTCCAGCGGTTGGGCTGCGCCGGGCTGGACATGGACCTGTCCGCCCAGAGTGCCACCCGCGACGGGCAGCCGTTGAAGCTCTCCCCCACCGGCTGGCGCCTGCTGGAAACCCTGCTGCGCGCCTCGCCGGCGATTGTCAGCCGTCGGGCGCTGGAGGAGGCCGTCTGGGGCGACGAGCCGCCGGACAGCAACAGCCTCAAGGTCCATATGCATCACCTGCGCAAGATCGTCGATCAGGGCTTCGGGCGTCCACTGATCCACACCGTCCCCGGCCGTGGTTTCGTTCTGAAGGAGGACGGCGATGATCCGGCAGATCCGGCTTAA